The genomic interval GCCGTGAGGGCTTCGAGCAGCGCGAGGCACGATGTGAGCCCCGCGATGAACACGAAGAAGAAGAAGAACGCCGCGGCCACCTCACCCGCCGGCAGACGGCCGAAGAGACCCGCCATTGTGATGAAGAGGAGGCCCGCGCCCTGGTCCGGCTCCATGCCGAAGGCGAACAGGGCGGGGAACATGACGAACCCGGCGAGGACCGCGGCGAGCGTGTCGCAGGCCACGATGGAGGCGGCGCTTCCGGGGATGTCGCTCCGGCGCGGATGCAGAAAGCTCCCGAACACGAACGCGCCCATCATCCCGACCCCGATGGAGTAGAAGGCCTGCCCGAGCGCCGCGAGCCACGTCTCCGGACCGACGGCCGAGAAGTCGGGCGCGAGGTACCACCGGACGCCCTCCCACGCCCCGTCGAACTGTAGCGAGACGATCCCGAGTCCGATGAGGAAGAAGAAGAGGATGGGGATCAGGAGTCGCGCCGCGCGCTCGATCCCGCGCCGCAACCCGCGGGTGATGATGAGCCCCGCCAGCAGCATCACCGGAATGGTATAGGCGAGAACCTCGCCCGGGCGCGAGGTGAAGGCCGCGAACGACTCCGCCGCGGCCTGCACGCTTCCGGCGTCGTACCCTCCCCGGAACGCGCGGACGAAGTAGGCCGCGATCCAGCCCATGATGAGCTGGTAGTAGGACATGATCAGGAACGCGGCGCCCACGCCGAGCCAGGCGATCGCGCGGAAGGGGCTTCGTCCCGCGAGCTTCCGCATCCCGGCCAGCGGTGTCGCCTGCGCGCGCCGCCCGAGGCTGATTTCGGCCGTAAACAGCGGGATCCCGATCAG from Candidatus Palauibacter australiensis carries:
- a CDS encoding sodium-dependent transporter translates to MNATRERWGSPLGFILATTGFSVGLGNIWRFPYLAGENGGGAFLLIYVLLAVLIGIPLFTAEISLGRRAQATPLAGMRKLAGRSPFRAIAWLGVGAAFLIMSYYQLIMGWIAAYFVRAFRGGYDAGSVQAAAESFAAFTSRPGEVLAYTIPVMLLAGLIITRGLRRGIERAARLLIPILFFFLIGLGIVSLQFDGAWEGVRWYLAPDFSAVGPETWLAALGQAFYSIGVGMMGAFVFGSFLHPRRSDIPGSAASIVACDTLAAVLAGFVMFPALFAFGMEPDQGAGLLFITMAGLFGRLPAGEVAAAFFFFFVFIAGLTSCLALLEALTASAMDSLGWSRRRSLWTVLAVLFLAGVPLALGGGPWAAVQLGGRGLFELADYVSGNIFLTVSGLAISLYVAFAWGFERFRAETNQGAGRFRITAAWGPVMRFVVPVAVGLVVLAGLGLLG